One stretch of Podospora bellae-mahoneyi strain CBS 112042 chromosome 2, whole genome shotgun sequence DNA includes these proteins:
- the srp72 gene encoding Signal recognition particle subunit SRP72 (COG:J; EggNog:ENOG503NWFW) — MADPAVAALNSLLREASIDDHAEALELATAAVRSNKIQGPDLASAQHTRVVALLKLDRYDDALRVIAEGGDALEKDCSFEKAYALYKTGDLEGAEAVLQKTGVDTGKSQRGLKHVAGQVAYRNEKFERAAAIYRDLKDDTEGANYGEENDLRINLTAADAQLQWQGMEWAVPEEEKQPAREDLEAFETAYNAACICISRGDYTKASVLLKRSRDLCEATEDLNEEEKKAELVPILVQQAFVFTKLGKLDEALSLQNAINLFEVSETSTKVIAQGNKLLPKATANPFIAERLARALPKIEGNDRLFGFQTAALQRNKNVIDLQAQKFEGKEIRAHKLLAGAQVPDLSVSKVDLGVAGAAAATKCGDGKPTVRQLLPLLEKRPNDIGLLLTIIQLYIQINTLPPAILLLEKFFTRLEEANTPEHIDVRFAPGLVALAVSLYRSQNRQRDVRNELSKAAAHWRSKTEAAGAGSSIAREAGIELLRSSHPSDLAAAGKAFEQILSAQPGDRTATAGLVASYATTDFAKVEPYLESLPSVEKLTQGVDVSALIDAGVALLTPPASQQSKKRKFDGEGAAPEKEKQQPAKKPRKRKLPKNYDPTKKPDPERWLPLRDRSTYRPKGKKGKKRAQEATQGGVVKEEETLELAGGAGSVKVEKAGGGGGGANKKKKKGKK; from the exons ATGGCAGACCCCGCCGTCGCGGCTCTTAATTCCCTCCTCCGTGAGGCGTCTATCGACGACCATGCCGAAGCTCTCGAGCTCGCAACTGCCGCCGTTCGCTCTAACAAGATCCAAGGCCCCGACCTGGCCAGCGCCCAACACACACGCGTGGTCGCACTCTTGAAGCTCGACCGCTACGACGATGCCCTCCGAGTCATTGCCGAGGGCGGTGACGCTCTCGAGAAGGACTGCTCTTTCGAAAAAGCATATGCGCTCTATAAGACGGGAGACTTGGAGGGCGCCGAGGCGGTGCTGCAAAAGACTGGAGTCGACACCGGGAAGAGCCAGCGTGGCCTGAAGCACGTTGCTGGCCAAGTGGCATACCGCAACGAAAAGTTTGAACGCGCCGCCGCGATATATCGGGATCTCAAGGACGATACCGAGGGAGCAAACTACGGCGAGGAGAACGATCTGCGAATCAACTTGACCGCAGCCGATGCGCAGCTGCAATGGCAAGGAATGGAGTGGGCCGTtccagaggaggagaagcagccagcgagggaggatttggaagCCTTCGAGACGGCGTACAATGCTGCTTGCATCTGCATCTCGAGGGGAGACTACACCAAGGCCTCGGTTCTACTGAAACGGTCCAGGGATTTGTGCGAGGCAACCGAGGACTTGaacgaggaggaaaagaaggccgAGTTGGTGCCAATCCTTGTGCAGCAGGCCTTTGTCTTTACCAAGCTTGGGAAGCTAGACGAGGCCTTGAGCCTGCAGAATgccatcaacctcttcgA GGTATCCGAGACATCTACCAAGGTCATTGCGCAGGGAAATAAACTGCTCCCCAAGGCTACCGCGAACCCCTTTATTGCAGAGCGTTTGGCCCGTGCTTTACCAAAAATCGAAGGAAACGACCGGTTGTTTGGGTTCCAAACCGCTGCCCTTCAGCGGAACAAGAATGTCATTGATCTTCAGGCCCAAAAGTTTGAGGGCAAAGAGATCAGAGCGCACAAACTTCTTGCTGGAGCCCAAGTTCCCGATCTCTCAGTTTCCAAGGTCGACCTTGGTGTTGCCGGCGCAGCAGCTGCTACCAAGTGTGGGGATGGCAAACCGACTGTGCGCCAGCTTTTGCCTCTTCTGGAGAAGCGTCCAAACGACATTGGTCTCCTCCTCACGATTATCCAACTCTACATTCAAATCAACACACTCCCTCCGGCAATCTTGTTGCTCGAGAAATTCTTCACACGCCTCGAGGAGGCGAACACCCCCGAGCACATTGATGTCCGGTTTGCGCCTGGCCTTGTTGCTCTTGCTGTATCTCTCTACCGGTCTCAGAACCGGCAAAGGGATGTCCGCAACGAGCTCTCCAAGGCTGCCGCGCACTGGAGAAGCAAGACTGAAGCCGCAGGAGCAGGCTCATCCATCGCCAGAGAAGCTGGGATTGAGTTACTTCGCTCCTCGCACCCTTCCGACTTGGCAGCTGCTGGCAAGGCCTTTGAGCAGATTCTCTCGGCCCAGCCAGGGGACCGCACTGCCACTGCAGGTCTAGTTGCCAGCTATGCCACGACTGATTTTGCCAAGGTGGAACCCTACCTGGAATCACTGCCCTCGGTTGAGAAGCTCACTCAAGGTGTGGATGTTAGCGCGCTCATTGACGCCGGTGTTGCTCTTCTCACACCTCCTGCTTCTCAGCAatccaagaagaggaagtttgatggagagggcgcGGCCCCTGAAAAGGAGAAGCAACAGCCGGCCAAGAAgccaaggaagaggaagctgcCCAAGAACTACGACCCAACCAAGAAGCCTGACCCTGAGAGGTGGTTGCCACTGCGTGACAGGAGCACTTATAGGCCCAAAGGCAAAAAGGGCAAGAAAAGGGCTCAGGAGGCCACTCAGGGCGGTGtagtgaaggaggaggagacgctGGAGCTGGCGGGCGGTGCTGGCTCTGTCAAGGTAGAAAAGgccggcgggggtggtggtggagcgaacaagaagaagaagaaggggaagaaatGA
- a CDS encoding hypothetical protein (MEROPS:MER0003564; EggNog:ENOG503P1HC; COG:O) has protein sequence MVSRILEQNSILPENTRIRRANNSTDDSEVLVASVQRDDDVSRIRTFPTPGLKGVIRLIRGDHSSALENICNELTQAAKFAANDSQVEFLRKYEESFQTGSLNTYRESQWIWDRDEAPRVDFSSIHTLAYCASIIFPGINLPNEDGFKNVIISNRMATESRALQYPFIDPSEAETFTKHKFPAYHWCVVLHELLGHGTGQMMVETEEGKHNVDIDNPPISPLTGKPITTWYKPGQTWTGQFADLATTVDECRAELLGAYLMDDPEPLELFGFTASSELALKTQLDVDGLQGLSNFNVNTEMGQAHSRAHFAILKCLLLDGNGPVTVVHDGLAKAVRVRVDRSKILTHGKVALGSMLPRLHMYRCTADASACRAYYEELSAVDGEYLEWRETVLANKPPPFVFVHANTFLDGEKVVLREYEPTAEGVIQNWAERSV, from the exons ATGGTGTCGAGGATCCTTGAGCAGAACTCTATTCTCCCCGAGAATACCCGGATTCGAAGGGCAAACAACAGTACAGATGACTCTGAGGTCCTTGTCGCTTCGGTCCAGCGTGACGACGACGTAAGCCGCATCCGTACCTTTCCCACCCCAGGCCTAAAGGGTGTGATACGACTGATTCGAGGAGACCACTCCTCTGCGTTGGAAAATATCTGCAACGAACTCACCCAGGCTGCGAAGTTCGCCGCCAACGACTCCCAGGTCGAATTCCTCCGGAAGTATGAAGAAAGCTTCCAGACAGGCAGTCTGAACACGTACCGGGAGTCCCAATGGATTTGGGACCGGGACGAGGCACCGCGAGTTGACTTCTCGAGCATCCACA CTCTTGCATACTGTGCTAGTATCATCTTTCCGGGGATCAACTTGCCCAAT GAGGATGGCTTCAAGAATGTCATTATTTCCAACAGGATGGCAACGGAGAGCAGGGCGCTACAATACCCTTTCATCGACCCCTCGGAGGCAGAGACGTTTACCAAGCACAAGTTCCCCGCATACCATTGGTGTGTTGTGCTCCATGAGCTGCTGGGCCATGGTACAGGACAAATGATGGTCGAAACCGAGGAAGGGAAGCATAATGTTGACATCGACAATCCGCCTATCAGCCCGCTTACTGGAAAGCCGATCACTACCTGGTATAAGCCGGGTCAGACTTGGACTGGCCAGTTTGCTGATCTCGCCACGACGGTTGACGAATGCAGGGCCGAGCTCCTTGGAGCATATCTGATGGACGATCCGGAGCCGTTGGAGTTATTTGGGTTTACGGCCAGCTCAGAATTAGCGCTGAAGACC CAacttgatgttgatgggctCCAAGGCCTCTCAAACTTCAATGTTAACACTG AAATGGGTCAAGCCCATAGCAGG GCCCATTTCGCTATTCTCAAATGTCTGTTGCTTGATGGCAATGGGCCGGTGACGGTAGTCCATGACGGCTTGGCAAAGGCCGTCAGAGTTCGAGTGGACCGATCCAAGATCCTCACGCACGGCAAGGTTGCTCTTGGCAGCATGCTCCCGAGGCTGCACATGTATCGCTGTACAGCCGACGCGAGTGCCTGCCGCGCATATTATGAAGAGCTCTCAGCTGTGGATGGCGAGTACCTTGAGTGGCGGGAGACGGTGTTGGCGAACAAGCCTCCGCCATTTGTGTTTGTCCATGCCAACACTTTCTTGGATGGCGAGAAGGTAGTGTTGAGGGAGTATGAGCCCACAGCCGAGGGTGTTATCCAGAATTGGGCAGAACGGAGTGTATGA